The following coding sequences lie in one Acidobacteriota bacterium genomic window:
- a CDS encoding 3-hydroxyacyl-CoA dehydrogenase family protein — translation MRQSNLPNKAGNIPVGVVGLGLMGTSVATCLLAAGHPVAAVEIDDKKRQSARRRILNHLREMKKEGLLRTDPGKVVARLKVSENYAGLESSRLVVECVFEDLGVKKDVLRKVEEVIPPRSIIGTNTSGLPVTVLQQGAQHPERIVGIHWAEPAHTTRFMEIICGKETSPGCAEYAAALSCLWGKEPSIVKRDIRGFITNRCMYALLREAFFLVEAGYATIADVDRSLRNDLGYWITLAGPFRFMDLTGIPAYAAVMKDLFPELNCSQKVPALMRKVVKSGAKGISNARGFYRYAPDEAKRWEKRFMKFSYEIRALAQKYPEEITKPARAKKCSGQTSYADA, via the coding sequence ATGAGGCAATCCAATTTGCCAAACAAGGCTGGAAACATTCCGGTTGGCGTCGTCGGATTGGGCTTGATGGGGACCAGCGTCGCCACTTGCCTGCTGGCCGCCGGCCATCCTGTTGCCGCAGTAGAGATCGATGACAAGAAACGGCAGAGTGCACGACGCAGGATTCTGAATCATTTGCGGGAGATGAAGAAAGAAGGCCTGTTGCGAACCGATCCCGGCAAGGTAGTTGCCCGGCTGAAGGTGTCTGAAAATTATGCCGGACTGGAATCGAGCCGGCTGGTTGTGGAATGCGTCTTCGAGGATCTCGGCGTAAAAAAAGATGTTCTTCGAAAGGTGGAGGAGGTGATCCCTCCCAGGAGCATTATCGGGACGAACACTTCAGGCTTGCCGGTCACGGTATTGCAGCAGGGAGCCCAGCATCCGGAGCGAATAGTCGGGATCCATTGGGCTGAACCCGCTCATACCACACGCTTCATGGAGATCATTTGCGGGAAAGAAACCAGCCCGGGATGCGCGGAGTACGCAGCGGCCCTTTCCTGCCTATGGGGCAAGGAACCTTCGATTGTCAAGCGTGACATTCGAGGTTTTATTACCAACCGTTGCATGTACGCCTTGTTGCGCGAAGCCTTCTTCCTGGTGGAGGCGGGTTACGCTACAATCGCTGACGTTGACCGCTCGCTGCGGAACGATCTTGGCTACTGGATCACTTTGGCCGGGCCCTTCCGTTTTATGGATCTGACAGGGATCCCCGCTTACGCGGCAGTCATGAAGGACTTGTTTCCTGAATTGAATTGCTCCCAGAAAGTGCCCGCCTTGATGCGCAAGGTGGTGAAGTCAGGCGCCAAGGGTATTTCGAACGCCAGAGGGTTTTACCGGTATGCGCCAGACGAAGCGAAACGCTGGGAAAAGCGATTTATGAAGTTCAGTTACGAAATCCGGGCCCTTGCACAGAAGTATCCGGAGGAAATAACGAAACCAGCGCGAGCAAAGAAATGTAGCGGACAGACGTCTTATGCGGATGCTTGA